Proteins co-encoded in one Brassica oleracea var. oleracea cultivar TO1000 chromosome C4, BOL, whole genome shotgun sequence genomic window:
- the LOC106341102 gene encoding uncharacterized protein LOC106341102, which translates to MGDNQERLSVSSSSLTTAQAEGDSLMIVEESWMIAEERAHEILSVIQPFFVSDRNRNEIIDYVRALIKSHDGIEVFSFGSVPLKTYLPDGDIDMTVITKQNMEHKFFEKMYNTLKSEEGKPEFDVTDVKYIPAQVKVIKCNIRNIAVDISFNQMAGLCALCFLEQVDQLFGRDHLFKRSIILIKAWCYYESRILGANMGLFSTYALSILVLYIINLFHSSLSGPLSVLYKFLDYYGSFDWSNYCISLSGPVPISRLPELMAASPENGQELLLDQKFVRDCVKLYTAPTKPVETNGLEFPIKHLNIVDPLKYSNNLGKSVTIGNVKRVKHAFTLGARKLRDVLSLPGETIGWRLEKYFGNALERNGKGQRQDVKDPVTAFGTGRSELSDLSGDFEGYFGRLASYQNNEFYLRAMNGSTSIQPNVFQNMGKRRGTGTYIPDMSQQLYHARFRGSGAGNSASHHIGASSSCNLSGEVSTSSASIKGEECVKSEPCQSSPPENIGDSISSKTLEMENGKEEESKTSQKLKSS; encoded by the exons ATGGGTGATAATCAAGAAAGATTGTCAGTTTCCTCATCGTCGCTGACAACAGCCCAAGCTGAAGGGGATTCACTCATGATAGTTGAGGAGTCTTGGATGATTGCAGAAGAGAGAGCTCATGAGATACTAAGCGTTATCCAACCTTTCTTTGTTTCAGATAGAAATAGGAATGAAATCATTGATTACGTACGAGCTCTAATCAAGAGTCATGATGGAATTGAG GTATTTTCATTTGGTTCAGTGCCACTGAAAACATATCTCCCAGATGGAGATATTGATATGACGGTCATAACTAAGCAAAATATGGAGCATAAATTCTTTGAAAAAATGTACAATACACTTAAGAGTGAAGAAGGAAAACCTGAATTCGATGTAACTGATGTTAAGTATATCCCTGCACAG GTCAAGGTCATAAAATGCAACATCAGGAACATTGCTGTTGATATCTCCTTTAATCAAATGGCGGGTCTCTGTGCTTTATGTTTTCTGGAACAG GTTGACCAACTCTTTGGAAGAGATCATCTTTTTAAGCGTAGCATCATCTTAATTAAAGCTTGGTGCTATTATGAGAGCAGAATTCTTGGTGCCAACATGGGATTGTTCTCAACATATGCATTGTCAATACTAGTCTTGTACATCATCAACCTATTTCATTCATCATTATCCGGCCCTTTATCG GTTCTCTACAAGTTCTTGGATTACTATGGTTCATTTGATTGGAGCAACTACTGTATCAGTCTCAGTGGTCCTGTGCCAATATCTCGTCTTCCAGAACTTATGG CGGCTTCTCCAGAAAATGGGCAGGAGTTATTGCTTGACCAGAAGTTTGTAAGAGATTGTGTCAAGTTATATACTGCTCCAACCAAACCTGTTGAAACAAATGGTCTTGAGTTTCCTATCAAACATCTCAACATAGTTGATCCTCTTAAATACAGCAACAACCTCGGAAAAAGTGTTACAATAG GAAATGTCAAACGAGTAAAACATGCTTTTACACTGGGAGCTCGAAAGCTCAGAGATGTTCTTTCACTACCTGGTGAAACCATTGGATGGAGACTGGAGAAGTACTTTGGCAATGCTTTGGAGAGGAATGGTAAGGGACAAAGGCAAGATGTGAAAGATCCTGTTACTGCGTTTGGTACTGGAAGGTCAGAACTATCTGACCTCAGTGGAGACTTTGAAGGTTACTTTGGAAGACTTGCGAGTTACCAAAACAATGAGTTTTATCTAAGAGCCATGAATGGTTCAACCTCAATTCAGCCTAATGTCTTTCAAAACATGGGAAAGAGGAGAGGAACAGGAACTTATATTCCTGATATG AGTCAACAGCTGTACCATGCCAGGTTCAGAGGTTCGGGTGCTGGAAACTCAGCATCTCATCATATAGGAGCCAGTAGTAGCTGCAATCTTTCTGGTGAAGTGTCTACTTCTTCTGCCAGTATCAAAGGAGAAGAATGTGTGAAATCAGAGCCTTGTCAGTCTTCACCACCAGAAAACATAGGAGATTCTATATCTTCAAAAACACTGGAAATGGAGAATGGCAAAGAAGAAGAGAGCAAAACCTCCCAAAAGTTGAAGAGTTCTTGA
- the LOC106341301 gene encoding mitogen-activated protein kinase kinase kinase YODA-like, producing the protein MAKKTSFLKYSEDLEKEVRIMDRFFSINFNTVRATSPAVSYETMPFNVKVCSIHMEVAPHGSLKDMLTKAGGTLPENVIGYCIFQVLEGLRDLHQHGYVHCDLKPENILIFPSYAQEDLCELKLGDFGSAKEPNGPDPVDGSLFEDNPGYLAPEAVGPRGVISSAVDIWSLGTMVIEMMGITISGWSDYVPGTLSQMTWDFVRRCRVRNPRARVTAEELMSHSFVNQSLGAPPLELLPVPSCLSNGVVQGRLF; encoded by the coding sequence ATGGCTAAGAAAACATCTTTCCTCAAATACTCAGAGGATCTCGAGAAAGAAGTAAGGATCATGGATCGCTTCTTTTCAATCAATTTCAACACCGTGAGAGCCACGAGCCCTGCTGTTTCCTACGAAACCATGCCATTCAACGTGAAAGTCTGTTCCATTCACATGGAAGTCGCACCACATGGTTCACTCAAAGACATGCTGACCAAAGCCGGTGGGACATTACCGGAGAACGTCATCGGTTATTGCATTTTCCAGGTTCTTGAAGGGCTCAGGGATCTTCACCAACACGGTTATGTCCATTGTGATCTCAAGCCAGAGAACATACTCATCTTCCCGAGCTATGCTCAGGAAGATCTTTGCGAGCTCAAACTTGGTGACTTCGGTTCGGCTAAGGAACCCAATGGACCTGATCCAGTGGATGGGTCTTTGTTCGAGGACAATCCGGGTTATTTGGCTCCTGAGGCGGTCGGGCCACGTGGAGTGATCTCGTCGGCGGTTGATATCTGGTCCTTAGGTACCATGGTGATTGAGATGATGGGTATTACTATAAGTGGATGGAGTGATTACGTGCCGGGGACTCTATCGCAGATGACTTGGGACTTTGTGAGGAGATGTAGAGTGCGGAATCCGAGGGCTAGAGTCACCGCGGAGGAGCTCATGAGTCATTCTTTTGTTAACCAAAGTCTTGGGGCTCCACCGCTTGAGCTGCTTCCAGTTCCTTCTTGCTTAAGTAATGGAGTGGTTCAAGGAAGGCTTTTCTAG